Genomic segment of Anaerobacillus alkaliphilus:
CCAAGGTGGACATTTTCAGAAAGTCAAAGTGGTTGGGACAGGAAGGATTACAAGTGAACTACATTGTGAGCAAGTAAAACTGTTTGGTGAAGGGAAATTCGAGGGAAATACCTCCGTTAGTCGGTTTACGATGTTTGGTTCAGTCTCTATGAAGCAAAGTTTAAAAGCAAAATTGGTAAAGGTTTATGGAAAACTAGAGGTAGAAGAGACCTTCCAATCTGAGATCGCAAAAATCAAAGGATGGACCAATGTAGATGGAGATGTGTCAGTGGAAAAGTTAGACGTCACTGGTGGCCTGAAAATTAAAGGACTTTTAAATGTTGGACAGTTAACGATGAATTTACAGCACGAACCTAGCAAAATTAATGAAATCGGCGGAGAGAAAATAACGATTAAGAGCAGAAGTTTAAATCCGTTTCGAAAGTCACAACGCCTTGACGTTCATGTTATTGAAGGAGACAAAATTTATCTAGAACACACAACAGCTAAGATTGTTCGTGGAAATGAGGTTACTATCGGGCCTCACTGTGAGATAGAGCATGTAGAGTATAAAACAACTCTAAAAAAAGATAACAAGTCCACGATTGGAAATGAGAAAAAAGGAAACTAGAGAGGTGAATACAATGGAAACAAAAAAAGTAATAGGTGACTTAGTGATTAATGGAAACGGTAGTACGGCTGGTGGAACGTTTGCCAAGGTAAGGTTAAATGGCAATGGGAAAGTTCATGGCGACGTAGAATGTGAGGATTTTGAAACAAACGGCTCTAGTAAGATTGAGGGAAATGTTACAGCAACGAAAGCTGTGATTAACGGTAGTAGTAAATTTGTTGGGGACGTAACGACAGGGAATTTCCTGATTAATGGTAGTGCCGCAATTGATGGTGAACTAGCTTTTGAAAAGTTAGAAGTGAAGGGCGCGAGTAAAGTTACGAAAGGTGTACGTGGTGAAAAACTAGTCGTTGAAGGCTTATTAAAAGCAGGTGGCGATTGTGAGGTTGAGGAAGCTTTTTTCCAAGGGAGCTTTACGATTGACGGACTTTTAAATGCTGATAAAATTGAAGTGAGTTTGCATGGTAGATCATATGCGAAAGAAATTGGTGGAGAAACCATCTCTGTTCGTAAAGGCAGC
This window contains:
- a CDS encoding polymer-forming cytoskeletal protein, with translation METKKVIGDLVINGNGSTAGGTFAKVRLNGNGKVHGDVECEDFETNGSSKIEGNVTATKAVINGSSKFVGDVTTGNFLINGSAAIDGELAFEKLEVKGASKVTKGVRGEKLVVEGLLKAGGDCEVEEAFFQGSFTIDGLLNADKIEVSLHGRSYAKEIGGETISVRKGSTTLGLDKLFKVLSRELTVDVIEGDVIELEYTKAKVVRGNTIKIGLGCDIDLVEYKDQLQTNKSANVGESRKMD